In a genomic window of Bradyrhizobium ontarionense:
- a CDS encoding biliverdin-producing heme oxygenase produces MSLAAISNDAFYPSSIEGIRERLKVATAADHHALDERLRDFDLSTTAHYRRFLQASAAALLPLEAALEQAGVGELFEDWAQRQRAQVIAADLADINGVCVPLGLPIQPLDRPAVFGTLYVLEGSRLGAAYLLRVVAASADPRVRRATRYLRHGAGQALWCGFLSRLAREPVTADDELRMIVSAREAFAVFAKAMACP; encoded by the coding sequence ATGTCGCTGGCTGCCATTTCGAATGATGCATTTTATCCGAGCAGCATCGAGGGAATCCGCGAGAGATTGAAGGTCGCGACAGCGGCAGACCATCATGCGCTCGATGAGCGCCTCCGCGACTTCGATCTCAGCACGACGGCGCATTATCGCCGCTTTCTTCAAGCCAGCGCGGCCGCCCTGTTGCCGCTGGAAGCGGCGCTTGAGCAGGCCGGGGTCGGCGAACTGTTCGAGGACTGGGCGCAGCGGCAGCGTGCACAGGTGATCGCCGCCGACCTCGCGGACATCAACGGCGTATGCGTGCCGTTGGGTCTGCCGATCCAGCCGCTCGACCGCCCCGCCGTCTTCGGCACGCTCTACGTGCTGGAAGGATCGCGACTGGGCGCGGCCTATCTGTTGCGTGTCGTCGCCGCCTCGGCCGATCCGCGCGTGCGGCGCGCCACGCGTTATCTGCGTCATGGCGCAGGCCAGGCGCTGTGGTGCGGCTTTCTCTCCCGTCTCGCGCGCGAGCCGGTGACGGCGGACGATGAGCTCAGGATGATCGTGAGTGCGCGCGAAGCGTTCGCGGTGTTTGCGAAGGCAATGGCGTGCCCATGA
- a CDS encoding HWE histidine kinase domain-containing protein, with protein sequence MNEPVNLTNCDREPIHVPGNVQPFGFLLALVSDLTICMASENAPDYLGADIGWLLQRPIAAVLSEAAVTAIRSRVDYLSGPDAVERVFGVDLQGRGRLFDLAIHFSGAYLVIEAEPSLIEPDVNSGELVRLMLGRIRKTAGIAELAQEAARQLKLLTGFDRVMVYRFHPDGSGEVIAEVAGSGLEPFLGLHYPASDIPRQARQLYQRNWLRIIADIDAAPSPLMSTPAHNAGLLDLSMSVLRAVSPIHIEYLRNMGVAASMSVSILREGKLWGLFACHHYAPHHLSFEKRTAAELFGQMYSWLLEARERESDVAYQTRAHQIQERLIERAAAQAHSKRAILDFVGDYRQMIECDGIAVWSDEEITLDGETPTEAEVQDLVGFINRTSPGRICASAEIAKIYAASESFRDRAAGFLAIPISRTPRDCLIFFRREVLRSVNWAGDPDKTYSEGPLGPRLTPRKSFELWRQTVVGQSKPWTTAALRIAESLRVTLLEVILQLSELAARERRGAQERQELMIAELNHRVRNILSLVRGLVTQSKDTSTSIEDFASLLGGRIQALARAHDQITNFNWAPVALRSLLESEAGAYLGSRAGRVRMEGPDVALDPKAFATLALVVHEMMTNSAKYGALADSTGQVQVLWRLDPGASLVIDWKESGGPPVQPPSRRGFGTTIIERSVPFDLKGDAELRFDLLGVQARFVIPASFVQIVPTMTGALSHEAQKQEQTRRLSGTALIVEDNLIIAMGAEVILLELGARHVETAASVNQAFKVIERVTPSFALLDINLGAESSLPVGHRLKELGVPFMFATGYGERAPIPAELSDAAVIQKPYTRELVEKALTKIK encoded by the coding sequence ATGAACGAGCCGGTCAATCTCACCAATTGCGATCGTGAGCCGATCCACGTGCCCGGCAACGTCCAGCCGTTCGGCTTTCTGCTCGCGCTGGTGTCGGACTTGACCATCTGCATGGCCTCGGAAAACGCGCCGGACTATCTCGGCGCCGATATCGGCTGGCTGTTGCAGCGGCCGATCGCCGCCGTGCTCTCCGAGGCCGCCGTGACGGCGATCCGCTCGCGGGTGGACTATCTGAGCGGACCGGACGCCGTCGAGCGCGTGTTCGGTGTCGATCTGCAGGGACGGGGCAGGCTGTTCGACCTCGCCATTCACTTCTCCGGCGCGTATCTCGTCATCGAGGCAGAGCCGAGCCTGATCGAGCCCGACGTCAATTCCGGTGAGCTGGTCAGGCTGATGCTCGGCCGGATCCGCAAGACCGCGGGCATCGCAGAGCTCGCGCAGGAGGCGGCGCGCCAGCTCAAGCTCCTCACCGGCTTTGACCGTGTGATGGTGTACCGCTTCCATCCGGACGGCTCGGGCGAGGTGATCGCGGAAGTCGCGGGCTCCGGACTGGAGCCGTTCCTCGGTCTGCATTATCCCGCATCCGACATTCCGAGGCAGGCGCGGCAGCTCTACCAGCGCAACTGGTTGCGCATCATCGCCGACATCGATGCCGCGCCATCGCCTTTGATGTCGACGCCGGCGCACAATGCGGGGCTGCTCGATCTCTCGATGAGCGTGCTGCGCGCGGTCTCGCCCATTCACATCGAGTATCTCCGCAACATGGGCGTGGCGGCGTCGATGTCGGTGTCCATCCTGCGCGAGGGCAAGTTGTGGGGCCTGTTTGCCTGCCATCACTATGCCCCGCATCATCTGTCGTTCGAGAAGCGCACGGCGGCCGAGCTGTTCGGCCAGATGTATTCCTGGCTGCTCGAGGCGCGCGAGCGCGAGAGCGACGTGGCCTACCAGACGCGCGCGCATCAGATCCAGGAGCGGCTGATCGAGCGCGCGGCCGCGCAGGCGCACAGCAAGCGCGCCATTCTCGATTTCGTCGGCGACTATCGGCAGATGATCGAATGCGACGGCATCGCGGTCTGGTCGGACGAGGAGATCACGCTCGACGGCGAGACGCCGACGGAGGCGGAGGTGCAGGACCTCGTCGGCTTCATCAATCGCACCTCGCCGGGACGCATCTGCGCCAGCGCCGAGATCGCCAAGATATATGCCGCGAGCGAATCGTTCCGCGATCGCGCCGCCGGCTTCCTGGCCATCCCGATCTCGCGCACCCCGCGCGACTGCCTGATCTTCTTCCGACGCGAGGTGCTGCGCTCGGTCAACTGGGCGGGCGATCCCGACAAGACCTATTCCGAAGGTCCGCTCGGCCCGCGGCTCACACCGCGCAAGAGCTTCGAACTGTGGCGGCAGACCGTCGTCGGCCAGTCGAAGCCATGGACGACGGCGGCTCTTCGGATCGCGGAGAGCCTGCGCGTCACGCTGCTCGAGGTGATCCTGCAGCTGTCGGAGCTCGCCGCGCGCGAGCGCCGTGGCGCGCAGGAGCGGCAGGAGCTCATGATCGCCGAGCTCAATCATCGCGTCCGCAACATCCTCAGCCTCGTGCGCGGCCTGGTGACGCAGAGCAAGGACACCTCGACCTCGATCGAGGACTTCGCGTCCCTTCTCGGTGGTCGCATCCAGGCACTGGCGCGCGCCCACGACCAGATCACCAATTTCAACTGGGCGCCCGTCGCGCTACGCTCGCTGCTGGAGTCGGAGGCCGGCGCGTATCTCGGCTCGCGGGCCGGCCGCGTGCGGATGGAAGGACCTGACGTCGCGCTCGACCCCAAGGCGTTTGCGACGCTTGCGCTCGTCGTGCACGAGATGATGACCAACTCGGCGAAATATGGTGCGCTCGCCGACTCGACCGGGCAGGTCCAGGTGTTGTGGCGGCTCGATCCCGGCGCGAGCCTCGTCATCGACTGGAAGGAGAGCGGCGGTCCACCGGTGCAGCCGCCTTCGCGACGCGGCTTCGGCACCACGATCATCGAGCGTTCGGTGCCGTTCGACCTGAAGGGCGACGCCGAGCTCCGCTTCGATCTGCTCGGCGTTCAGGCGCGTTTCGTGATTCCCGCCAGCTTCGTCCAGATCGTGCCGACCATGACCGGCGCTCTTTCTCATGAGGCGCAAAAGCAGGAGCAGACACGGCGTCTCTCCGGCACCGCGCTGATCGTCGAGGATAATCTGATCATCGCGATGGGCGCCGAGGTGATCCTGCTCGAACTGGGCGCGCGCCACGTCGAGACCGCCGCGTCGGTCAATCAGGCGTTCAAGGTGATCGAGCGCGTGACGCCGAGCTTCGCGCTGCTCGACATCAATCTTGGCGCGGAGAGCAGCCTGCCGGTGGGGCACAGGTTGAAGGAGCTCGGCGTGCCGTTCATGTTTGCCACCGGCTATGGCGAGCGCGCGCCGATTCCAGCCGAGTTGTCCGACGCGGCGGTGATTCAGAAACCGTACACGCGCGAGCTCGTTGAGAAGGCATTGACGAAAATCAAATGA